The following coding sequences are from one Methanosarcina sp. WWM596 window:
- a CDS encoding VTT domain-containing protein yields MIPSTLLLLAGLLIFDPVELFAVNMAGILSSSTIVCYFSKYLGFDVYFETKYGKYIRKIRGGLTDKELQLLAGVFFPLVPTDLIVYVASSLRIPILKCLLGVFIGEAVINTFYILSTTLILKL; encoded by the coding sequence ATGATTCCCTCGACTCTCCTCCTCCTGGCAGGGTTATTGATCTTCGATCCCGTGGAACTTTTTGCAGTAAACATGGCAGGGATACTGAGCTCTTCTACTATAGTTTGCTATTTCTCAAAATACCTGGGTTTTGACGTATATTTCGAAACAAAATACGGCAAATATATCCGAAAAATAAGGGGTGGGCTAACGGACAAAGAACTTCAATTGTTGGCTGGAGTTTTTTTTCCGCTCGTACCGACGGATTTGATTGTGTATGTGGCATCGAGCCTTAGAATACCCATTCTCAAATGTCTGCTGGGAGTCTTCATAGGGGAAGCCGTAATTAATACATTTTACATACTTTCGACAACATTGATCCTTAAGCTTTGA
- the mtnP gene encoding S-methyl-5'-thioadenosine phosphorylase, translated as MEKATEIAEIAILGGVGFSSYRDCESQQVKTPYGGITAYITSIKGRSVAIIPRHAEEIHVPPHRVNYRANIWAVHSLGVKRVISTNSVGSMRGHPVGSFVVLDDFIDFTCKRPSSFYDDQTVHVDVTEPYCPEIKAALKYALGKHGLSYTEGIYACTEGPRFETRAEIRMMSKFADVVGMTGVPEVVLAKELSLCYASLAIVTNQACGMTTQKLTADEVTEVVGKAQGSIFKILSDAIGNIPETRNCMCRFTKEGACL; from the coding sequence ATGGAGAAGGCAACTGAAATTGCAGAAATTGCAATACTTGGAGGTGTGGGTTTCAGCTCATACAGGGACTGCGAAAGCCAGCAGGTGAAGACTCCCTATGGAGGGATTACCGCATATATAACCAGTATAAAAGGAAGAAGTGTTGCAATAATTCCCAGACATGCCGAAGAAATCCATGTCCCGCCGCACAGAGTTAACTACAGGGCAAACATCTGGGCTGTCCACTCCCTCGGCGTAAAGCGTGTAATCTCCACAAACTCGGTTGGGTCAATGCGAGGGCATCCAGTGGGCAGTTTTGTCGTGCTTGACGATTTCATTGATTTTACCTGCAAAAGGCCCTCTTCCTTTTATGACGATCAAACTGTTCATGTTGATGTTACTGAGCCATATTGCCCTGAAATAAAGGCAGCTCTTAAGTATGCCCTGGGAAAACATGGACTTTCCTATACCGAGGGAATTTATGCCTGTACTGAAGGTCCCCGTTTTGAGACTCGGGCTGAAATCCGCATGATGAGCAAGTTTGCAGATGTTGTTGGCATGACAGGGGTACCGGAAGTAGTCCTTGCAAAGGAACTCAGCCTTTGTTATGCTTCCCTTGCCATCGTTACAAACCAGGCATGTGGGATGACCACGCAAAAATTAACGGCAGATGAAGTCACAGAAGTTGTCGGGAAGGCACAGGGCTCAATCTTCAAAATTCTCTCGGATGCGATTGGAAATATTCCAGAGACCCGGAACTGCATGTGCAGGTTTACAAAGGAAGGAGCCTGCCTTTAA
- a CDS encoding DUF373 family protein — MQTLVICIDRDNDLGEKAKMGTPIVGREANVQAAVALGIADPEDSDTNTIFGGIRILDELRAKGVDAEIVSFAGDKNVGVISDQKIAEQLELYLQMNEVKGAVFVSDGAEDETLVPIVQSRMKIDSVKRIVVMQSENLESTYYILKHVFSDPKISQTFFVPIGLAFLIYAIFLLARYPEGAVVGILAAVGLYMLYRGFGLDDIVALEKERLWDAFLKQKMVFISYTAALLISLVATVYGAMEVWKLYSAEGVWYHGTLTLISVFINVSVWWYAVALLLADLGKIFDLRMDGRSIYRNVSISLFVIATGLLFWGASTYILAAASISDGILSDPSLALQYFVYSIIIAILIALAGIKYSMSNQTLENEKRVKGRRNKKIA, encoded by the coding sequence ATGCAGACCTTAGTTATATGCATAGACAGGGATAATGACCTGGGCGAAAAAGCAAAAATGGGAACTCCCATAGTAGGGAGGGAGGCAAATGTTCAGGCAGCAGTTGCACTTGGGATTGCTGACCCTGAGGATTCGGACACAAATACGATTTTCGGAGGGATCCGGATCCTTGACGAGCTTCGGGCAAAAGGAGTTGACGCTGAGATCGTCTCTTTTGCAGGGGATAAGAATGTCGGCGTGATCTCAGACCAGAAGATTGCTGAACAGCTTGAACTCTATCTCCAGATGAACGAAGTAAAGGGAGCAGTCTTTGTTTCGGATGGGGCAGAGGATGAAACTCTTGTCCCTATTGTGCAATCTAGAATGAAAATCGACTCCGTAAAACGTATTGTTGTTATGCAGAGTGAAAACCTGGAAAGCACATATTATATCCTTAAGCACGTCTTCAGTGATCCCAAGATATCTCAAACTTTTTTTGTGCCTATAGGTCTTGCTTTTCTTATCTATGCCATCTTTTTGCTTGCCCGCTATCCCGAAGGGGCAGTTGTGGGAATTCTTGCGGCTGTCGGGCTTTACATGCTGTACAGGGGCTTCGGGCTCGATGATATTGTTGCCCTCGAAAAAGAAAGGCTCTGGGATGCTTTTCTTAAGCAGAAGATGGTTTTCATCAGCTACACTGCTGCCCTGCTTATCAGTCTTGTGGCCACTGTATACGGAGCTATGGAGGTATGGAAACTCTACTCTGCAGAAGGGGTCTGGTATCACGGCACCCTGACACTTATTTCGGTCTTCATCAATGTCTCTGTATGGTGGTACGCAGTAGCCCTCCTTCTTGCGGACCTGGGAAAGATTTTCGATCTCAGGATGGATGGCAGGTCCATATATAGAAATGTCTCCATCTCTCTCTTCGTGATCGCAACCGGCCTGCTTTTCTGGGGAGCAAGCACATACATCCTGGCAGCAGCCTCCATATCGGATGGGATCTTAAGTGATCCTTCCCTTGCACTGCAGTACTTCGTATATTCGATTATAATTGCAATCCTCATTGCACTTGCAGGGATTAAATATTCTATGTCAAACCAGACTCTGGAAAACGAGAAGAGAGTTAAAGGAAGAAGAAATAAGAAAATCGCATGA